Genomic segment of Maricaulis maris:
ACTTTTCCGTCTTCTACACGGCCGGCAATTACAACCTGACCTTCTCGGCCACCTCGCAGGCCGACACCACGCTCATCGTCCAGGCCCCGAACGGCCAGTTCTATTGCGATGATGACAGCGGTCCGGGTCTCAACCCGACCATCACCATCGGCAATCCCGGCTCCGGCAATTATTCGGTCTGGGTCGGCTCCTACAGCCAGGGCCAATACGCCCAGGCGACGCTGTCGATCTCCGAGATCGGCCAGCGCTAGCGGTCAGTCACCGGCGAGGAGGGCCTTGGCGTGATGACGCAAATGGTCCTCCATGAAGCTGGCGATGAACCAGTAGGAATGGTCATAGCCGGGATGGCGGCGCAGGGTCACAGGCTGGCCCGCCGCCCGGCAGGCTGCCTCGAACAGGTCCGGACGGAGCTGTTCGTCGAGGAATGTGTCGGCCTCGCCCTGGTCGATCAGGATCGGCACCTCGGACGGCTGCCGCTTGACCAGCTCGCAGGCGTCATGTTCGCCCCAGGCCGGGCACTCATCGCCGAGGTAGGCGGCCAGCGCCTTCTTCCCCCAGG
This window contains:
- a CDS encoding peptidase S1, which codes for MKRLAIIAGLACLVIGSHASAQTFGSVNLRAGFTPDPYRTTITSGGALSARSLFTNCTGWVADAVDFSVFYTAGNYNLTFSATSQADTTLIVQAPNGQFYCDDDSGPGLNPTITIGNPGSGNYSVWVGSYSQGQYAQATLSISEIGQR